Proteins from a single region of Paraglaciecola sp. T6c:
- a CDS encoding UDP-N-acetylmuramoyl-L-alanyl-D-glutamate--2,6-diaminopimelate ligase, which produces MLDSKQVQTNQAQLKQAQLKRAHSKTAQSIKPLLLEFGIQAGDITIESLVLDSRDVAIHSAFIALKGHVRDGRDFIPQAISLGAKVIIAECETQAEHGHTSMREQSLIISFYDLSAQLSALAAAFYGYPAKSIQVIGVTGTNGKTSTVQLTSQLAALLNKRAASIGTLGSGVIDQSGACASHNETANTTPDAISMHKLMAQFAQDQVKQVALEVSSHALVQQRVAALKTDVAVLTNLTRDHLDYHGTMQAYAQAKRELLKQPELRFAVLNGNEIESKHWLAQLPSAVTPVIYGIADESLMLTDAEHQCLAKDVVYSNQGCRFKLVSSWGECDIQLSLLGRFNIFNALAAIASQLCLGESLNDIAKHAHLLVPVTGRMERFGGDNSPTVVVDYAHTPDALKQALVALRQHSQGRLSVIFGCGGDRDTGKRSLMGEVAETYADDMTITNDNSRSEDPTAIATDILSGCVHPEKVQVVLDRKAAIEQAVLNATANDIILVAGKGHEDYQIIGNQTVAYDEREYVQQMFERNIT; this is translated from the coding sequence ATGCTGGATAGCAAACAAGTGCAAACTAACCAAGCTCAATTAAAGCAAGCTCAATTAAAGCGGGCTCATTCAAAAACAGCGCAGAGTATAAAACCGCTACTGTTAGAATTTGGTATTCAGGCCGGGGACATTACGATTGAATCTTTGGTGCTTGATAGCCGTGATGTGGCTATTCACAGTGCATTTATTGCGCTCAAAGGCCATGTACGTGACGGGCGAGATTTCATTCCTCAAGCGATTAGCTTAGGCGCAAAGGTCATCATAGCCGAGTGCGAAACCCAAGCAGAGCACGGGCATACGAGTATGCGCGAGCAATCGTTAATCATCAGCTTTTATGACTTATCTGCTCAGTTATCCGCACTTGCGGCTGCATTTTATGGTTACCCAGCCAAGTCCATACAAGTGATTGGCGTGACGGGCACCAACGGCAAGACATCGACAGTACAATTAACCAGTCAATTGGCAGCGCTACTTAACAAGCGCGCCGCGTCAATTGGCACATTAGGCTCGGGTGTGATTGACCAATCAGGGGCATGCGCATCGCATAATGAAACGGCGAACACCACGCCAGACGCTATCAGCATGCATAAATTGATGGCGCAATTTGCACAAGATCAGGTTAAACAAGTCGCCCTTGAAGTGTCTTCTCATGCATTAGTACAACAACGCGTTGCTGCGCTTAAAACAGATGTGGCTGTGTTGACGAACTTAACGCGAGACCACCTCGATTATCACGGCACTATGCAAGCCTACGCCCAAGCTAAACGCGAGTTATTGAAGCAACCTGAGCTAAGATTCGCGGTACTCAACGGGAATGAAATTGAGAGCAAGCATTGGCTGGCGCAATTACCTTCAGCGGTAACGCCTGTTATTTACGGGATCGCTGACGAGAGCTTAATGCTAACGGACGCTGAGCATCAATGTTTAGCCAAGGATGTCGTGTATTCGAACCAAGGGTGCCGATTTAAATTGGTGAGCTCATGGGGTGAATGTGACATTCAATTGTCTCTACTAGGGCGCTTTAACATTTTTAACGCACTGGCTGCAATAGCGAGTCAGTTATGCCTAGGTGAGTCGCTAAATGATATCGCTAAGCATGCGCATTTGTTGGTGCCGGTCACCGGTCGCATGGAGCGTTTTGGTGGGGACAACTCGCCTACCGTGGTAGTAGATTACGCCCATACGCCAGATGCCTTAAAGCAAGCGTTAGTGGCGCTTCGCCAACATAGCCAAGGGCGTTTGTCGGTTATTTTTGGGTGCGGTGGCGACAGAGACACAGGTAAACGCTCTTTGATGGGAGAGGTCGCTGAAACCTACGCAGATGACATGACCATTACCAATGACAACAGTCGTTCGGAAGATCCCACCGCGATTGCTACCGATATTCTAAGTGGCTGTGTACACCCAGAAAAAGTGCAGGTGGTACTTGACCGCAAGGCGGCTATTGAACAAGCCGTATTGAACGCGACAGCGAATGACATCATTTTAGTGGCAGGTAAAGGCCACGAAGATTACCAAATTATTGGCAACCAAACGGTTGCTTACGACGAGCGTGAATACGTACAACAAATGTTTGAGAGGAACATCACATGA
- the murF gene encoding UDP-N-acetylmuramoyl-tripeptide--D-alanyl-D-alanine ligase, with amino-acid sequence MIPVSLAWIAQQVQGEIIRSENSIAEDAIIQGVSTDTRHINSDDLFIALSGPNFDGHKFIEQAQTSGAIAVVVSRQVETPLAQILVSDTKAALGLLGQAVKREVAPKTVAITGSSGKTTVKEMVAAILSRRGKVLATKGNFNNDIGVPLTLLRLEAQHEFAVVELGANHLGEIAYTTELVKPDVATIVNAAAAHLEGFGSLLGVARAKSEIFKGLGKDGLAIFNADSQFYAFWHGKYEHLRNQRFSTQGEADYYAQDVVLGLSGCADFLMVTPIGKVSITLPLPGIHNVSNALVSAALAIEVGANLQDVQAGLQYMAQVSGRLQVKQLSGQVKVLDDTYNANVASVNAAIDLLGSFAGRKILVLGDMAELGERARFYHQQVGEYAKEKGIDDLYTLGVLSQSASDVYQKSGYHFSDKDKLVAALAEHLAAEKRDISILVKGSRSARMELVVEALEASPVGKFERFRELMAC; translated from the coding sequence ATGATCCCGGTTTCATTGGCGTGGATTGCGCAGCAAGTGCAGGGCGAAATTATTCGCAGTGAAAACAGTATTGCTGAAGACGCCATAATTCAGGGTGTCAGCACTGACACGCGTCATATAAATTCAGATGATTTATTTATTGCCTTGAGCGGACCAAATTTCGATGGCCATAAATTTATCGAACAGGCTCAAACAAGTGGGGCAATAGCGGTAGTTGTTAGCCGTCAAGTGGAGACCCCGTTAGCCCAAATATTAGTTAGTGATACCAAAGCCGCTCTGGGACTATTGGGACAGGCAGTAAAGCGTGAGGTAGCACCAAAGACGGTGGCTATAACCGGTAGCAGTGGCAAAACCACAGTCAAAGAAATGGTTGCTGCTATTTTATCTCGGCGCGGTAAAGTGCTCGCCACGAAGGGCAATTTCAACAACGATATTGGTGTGCCTCTTACCTTATTGCGTCTTGAAGCGCAGCACGAGTTCGCCGTGGTTGAGTTAGGTGCTAACCATCTTGGGGAAATTGCTTATACCACTGAGTTGGTAAAGCCAGATGTGGCTACAATCGTTAACGCTGCTGCTGCCCACCTTGAAGGATTCGGTAGCTTATTAGGTGTGGCACGCGCTAAAAGTGAAATTTTCAAAGGGTTAGGAAAAGACGGGCTAGCTATTTTCAACGCCGACAGCCAATTCTACGCGTTCTGGCACGGTAAGTATGAACATCTACGTAATCAGCGTTTTTCGACCCAAGGTGAAGCCGACTATTACGCACAGGATGTCGTACTTGGTTTAAGTGGTTGCGCAGACTTTCTGATGGTCACGCCCATCGGTAAGGTGTCCATCACTTTGCCTTTGCCTGGTATTCATAACGTCAGCAATGCCTTAGTTTCTGCTGCATTGGCGATAGAAGTAGGTGCTAACTTACAAGATGTGCAAGCTGGGTTGCAGTACATGGCACAAGTAAGTGGTCGCTTACAAGTTAAGCAGCTAAGCGGTCAAGTTAAAGTACTTGATGACACATACAACGCTAACGTGGCCTCTGTAAACGCAGCCATTGATTTACTTGGCAGCTTTGCTGGGCGCAAAATTCTAGTGCTAGGCGATATGGCTGAACTAGGAGAGCGAGCACGCTTTTATCATCAGCAAGTAGGGGAATATGCCAAAGAAAAGGGCATAGACGACTTGTACACTCTTGGCGTGCTCAGTCAAAGCGCCAGCGATGTGTATCAAAAGAGCGGTTACCATTTTAGTGATAAAGACAAATTAGTCGCGGCATTAGCCGAGCATTTAGCAGCGGAGAAACGAGATATCAGCATTTTAGTAAAGGGCTCCCGTAGTGCGCGTATGGAGTTGGTAGTGGAAGCTTTGGAGGCATCCCCCGTGGGAAAGTTTGAACGCTTTAGGGAGCTAATGGCATGTTGA
- the mraY gene encoding phospho-N-acetylmuramoyl-pentapeptide-transferase: MLMLLADWLQQFEPSFRVFSYLTLRAILSTLTALLIAVLIGPRMIRWLQTMQIGQTVRDDGPQSHLAKSGTPTMGGLLILAAIVVSVLLWADLTNRYVWVTLSVVVGYGIIGFIDDYRKVVRKDPKGLIARWKYFWQSVIAIGVALYLYASQQDPAETALLVPFFKDVMPQMGMFFVVMTYFVIVGTSNAVNLTDGLDGLAIVPTVLVAGAFAIFAYTTGNINFSAYLNIPYLPLTSELVIVCTAIVGAGLGFLWFNTYPAMVFMGDVGSLALGGTLGIIAVLVRQEIVLVIMGGVFVVETLSVILQVGSFKLRGQRIFRMAPIHHHYELKGWPEPRVIVRFWIISIILVLVGLATLKLR; encoded by the coding sequence ATGTTGATGCTACTGGCCGATTGGCTACAACAGTTTGAGCCAAGCTTTAGGGTCTTCTCGTATCTGACGCTTCGTGCCATTTTGAGCACGCTAACGGCCCTGTTAATCGCCGTTTTAATTGGCCCGCGGATGATCCGTTGGTTGCAAACCATGCAAATTGGTCAAACGGTGCGTGATGACGGCCCTCAATCTCATCTGGCCAAATCAGGCACACCTACTATGGGTGGCTTACTGATTTTGGCGGCGATTGTGGTAAGTGTACTGTTATGGGCAGACTTAACCAATCGCTATGTTTGGGTCACGTTAAGTGTCGTTGTCGGTTACGGCATTATCGGCTTTATTGATGACTACCGTAAGGTCGTGCGTAAAGACCCGAAAGGCTTGATTGCGCGCTGGAAGTATTTTTGGCAGTCGGTTATTGCTATTGGTGTCGCCTTGTATTTATACGCCAGCCAGCAAGACCCAGCTGAAACTGCCTTGCTCGTGCCATTTTTCAAAGATGTGATGCCGCAAATGGGCATGTTCTTCGTTGTGATGACTTATTTTGTGATTGTCGGCACCAGTAATGCGGTCAATCTAACTGACGGTTTAGATGGCTTAGCTATCGTGCCTACTGTGCTAGTGGCTGGTGCATTCGCGATTTTTGCTTACACCACAGGTAACATTAACTTTTCCGCTTACCTGAATATTCCGTATTTACCCTTGACCAGTGAACTGGTGATTGTATGCACGGCCATTGTCGGCGCGGGCCTTGGCTTTTTGTGGTTCAACACTTACCCAGCCATGGTGTTCATGGGCGATGTTGGCTCACTGGCACTTGGCGGCACGCTAGGGATCATCGCTGTGTTAGTGCGTCAAGAAATCGTACTGGTGATCATGGGCGGCGTATTTGTGGTGGAAACGCTCTCAGTTATTTTGCAGGTGGGATCATTTAAATTGCGCGGCCAACGGATTTTCAGAATGGCGCCAATCCACCACCACTATGAATTAAAAGGCTGGCCAGAGCCTCGCGTTATCGTGCGATTCTGGATCATCTCCATCATTTTAGTCTTGGTTGGCTTAGCCACCTTGAAATTACGTTAA
- the murG gene encoding undecaprenyldiphospho-muramoylpentapeptide beta-N-acetylglucosaminyltransferase, with product MSNRIASDSVMTHTLLVMAGGTGGHVFPGLAVAQALKEQNWHIHWLGTAQRMEADLVPKAGFEISFIDIAGVRGNGLVRLLAAPFKIIKAVIQARGVIKQVKPDVVIGMGGFASGPGGVAAWLMGKPLVLHEQNAAPGMTNRLLARIANKVLTGFAGTFDAQKTADRQGQDVSDSAKYQWVGNPVRAGFATIMPKQISGISRATNVLILGGSLGAKALNENVPLALAKQNEIKVRHQCGKGHLDSVTQLYQNQLGDSGDWQVDEFVEDMPQAYQWADLVICRAGALTVAEVAASGVAAIFVPLPHAVDDHQTKNAQTLVEHEAGYLLAQNELVQGGLTSLLEACLAQPNMLVEMGNKARKLARLDAVQRVTHCCQLLVEKAQ from the coding sequence ATGTCTAATCGAATTGCATCTGACTCTGTTATGACGCATACCTTGCTTGTGATGGCTGGTGGTACCGGGGGGCATGTCTTTCCTGGTCTTGCTGTGGCACAGGCACTCAAAGAACAGAATTGGCATATCCATTGGCTTGGCACCGCGCAGCGAATGGAAGCAGACCTAGTGCCCAAGGCTGGGTTTGAAATCAGTTTTATTGATATCGCTGGTGTGCGTGGTAACGGATTAGTGCGCTTGCTAGCGGCGCCGTTCAAAATCATCAAAGCGGTTATCCAAGCAAGGGGTGTTATCAAACAGGTTAAGCCCGATGTTGTGATCGGTATGGGCGGTTTTGCTAGTGGCCCGGGCGGCGTAGCAGCTTGGCTAATGGGCAAACCTTTGGTCTTACATGAGCAAAACGCAGCGCCAGGTATGACCAATAGATTACTCGCCCGAATTGCGAATAAAGTACTGACAGGATTTGCTGGTACATTCGATGCGCAAAAAACAGCAGACCGTCAGGGGCAAGACGTAAGTGATTCCGCAAAATATCAATGGGTAGGGAATCCAGTGCGCGCGGGCTTTGCCACAATTATGCCCAAGCAAATATCCGGTATTAGCCGCGCTACAAATGTCCTTATTCTCGGTGGAAGCTTAGGGGCGAAAGCGTTGAATGAGAATGTCCCTCTAGCGTTAGCGAAGCAGAATGAAATTAAAGTACGCCACCAATGTGGAAAAGGCCATTTAGACTCAGTCACCCAATTGTACCAAAATCAATTAGGCGACAGCGGTGATTGGCAGGTGGATGAATTTGTAGAGGATATGCCACAGGCCTATCAATGGGCTGATTTGGTGATATGCCGAGCTGGCGCTTTGACCGTGGCTGAGGTAGCGGCATCCGGTGTGGCAGCTATTTTCGTGCCTTTGCCCCATGCTGTGGACGATCATCAAACCAAAAACGCGCAAACGTTAGTCGAGCATGAAGCAGGCTATTTGTTGGCGCAAAATGAATTAGTACAAGGCGGGTTAACTTCATTGTTAGAAGCCTGTCTTGCACAACCAAACATGCTAGTGGAAATGGGTAACAAGGCCCGAAAGTTAGCGAGATTAGATGCAGTACAACGAGTCACTCATTGCTGCCAGTTGTTAGTGGAGAAAGCGCAATGA
- a CDS encoding D-alanine--D-alanine ligase, whose translation MTLANATHTSAIDIARFGKVAVMFGGRSAEREVSLRSGQAVLSALISAGVNAHGFDPAESELHQLVEQKFDRVLIMLHGRGGEDGSLQGALQQMNMPYTGTGVLGSALCMDKIRSKQVWQSLGLPTANYEIADKRDFNAANCSDIMSRLGDLVMVKPAQEGSSIGMAKVSNAQQLAAAIQQAFEYDDKVLLEQFIQGSEYTVSLLNGEAMPSISMSTPRDFYDYEAKYQSNTTEYFCPSGLPAEQEGLLARLALDAFDAVAGSGWGRVDFMQDMLGQFYLLEANTVPGMTEKSLVPLAAKQAGLSFEQLSLAVLATAG comes from the coding sequence GTGACTCTGGCGAACGCAACACACACTAGTGCAATAGATATTGCACGCTTTGGAAAGGTCGCCGTGATGTTTGGCGGGCGCTCTGCCGAGCGTGAAGTATCCCTGCGCTCAGGGCAAGCTGTGCTTAGCGCATTGATCAGCGCTGGTGTAAACGCCCATGGCTTTGATCCTGCTGAGTCTGAGCTACATCAACTTGTGGAACAGAAATTTGATCGCGTGTTGATCATGCTTCATGGCCGTGGCGGTGAAGACGGCTCGCTACAAGGCGCATTACAGCAAATGAACATGCCTTATACCGGTACGGGCGTCTTAGGTTCTGCCTTATGCATGGATAAAATACGCAGTAAACAGGTGTGGCAGAGTCTGGGACTCCCAACAGCCAATTACGAAATTGCGGATAAAAGAGACTTTAATGCCGCGAACTGCAGCGATATAATGTCCCGCTTAGGAGATCTGGTTATGGTCAAGCCTGCTCAAGAAGGTTCGAGTATCGGCATGGCCAAAGTGTCAAATGCGCAACAACTCGCCGCAGCGATCCAACAGGCTTTTGAATATGACGATAAAGTGTTGTTGGAGCAATTCATCCAAGGTTCAGAGTACACCGTTAGCCTATTAAATGGTGAAGCGATGCCCTCGATCAGTATGTCGACCCCACGAGACTTTTATGACTATGAGGCTAAGTACCAGTCTAATACGACTGAGTATTTTTGCCCTAGCGGTTTGCCTGCGGAACAAGAAGGGCTGTTAGCGCGTCTTGCGTTGGACGCATTCGATGCCGTCGCAGGCTCAGGTTGGGGAAGAGTAGATTTTATGCAGGATATGTTGGGGCAGTTTTATTTACTAGAAGCGAACACAGTACCGGGTATGACGGAAAAGAGTTTAGTGCCTTTAGCGGCCAAGCAAGCAGGGTTGAGCTTTGAGCAACTTTCCTTAGCTGTGTTGGCAACGGCAGGTTAA
- the ftsW gene encoding cell division protein FtsW → MNTSTFATPLRAMFAQRHDAAPAVVRPYDVSLILLALSLMAIGLVIVTSASMPVASRLFDNPFHFAIRHGIYIVLAIGAALTVMQIPMQWWRTSNAWLLLLGLVLLIAVLLVGRSVNGSTRWLAIGPITIQAAEPAKLFFFCYLAGYLVRRYEEVTENIKGFAKPLVVFFAFAVLLLLQPDLGTVVVMLCTTIGLLFLAGAKLWQFFGLAFTGGAAVTFLIMFEEYRMKRITSFLDPWADPFGSGYQLTQSLMAYGRGDVFGQGLGNSLQKLEYLPEAHTDFIMAILAEELGFAGVLTVLALMLCIVLKAMKMGSKALQNERPFDAYLAYSIGIWFSFQTAVNVGASAGILPTKGLTFPLLSYGGSSLIIMAAAVGLLVRIDFEMRVEGIQAIDRSGKAKASTSSSRKNKPKTASSAGKKKVSTVLDDVAYAVVDDVQDEEQDIDSIMDDFAQDESAQTVSHQTKRASKSTSKTPRGKDEEQEDGYV, encoded by the coding sequence ATGAACACATCGACTTTCGCGACGCCTCTTCGCGCTATGTTTGCTCAGCGACATGATGCTGCCCCAGCGGTGGTTCGCCCTTACGATGTGAGCTTGATTTTACTGGCGCTGTCGTTAATGGCGATTGGCTTGGTTATTGTGACGTCTGCGTCTATGCCGGTGGCGTCTCGTTTGTTTGACAACCCGTTTCATTTTGCTATCCGCCATGGCATCTATATCGTATTGGCGATTGGTGCGGCCTTAACCGTGATGCAGATCCCGATGCAGTGGTGGCGCACCAGTAATGCTTGGTTATTGCTGTTAGGTCTGGTGCTGTTGATTGCCGTCTTATTAGTAGGGCGCAGTGTCAATGGCAGTACTCGTTGGCTAGCGATAGGACCCATTACTATTCAAGCGGCCGAACCCGCTAAGTTATTCTTTTTCTGCTATCTAGCGGGGTACTTGGTTAGGCGTTATGAGGAAGTGACTGAAAACATTAAGGGCTTTGCGAAGCCGTTAGTGGTGTTCTTTGCCTTTGCTGTACTGCTGCTACTTCAACCTGATTTAGGTACCGTTGTGGTCATGCTATGCACCACTATTGGGTTACTGTTTTTGGCGGGGGCTAAACTGTGGCAGTTCTTTGGCTTGGCGTTTACCGGCGGCGCAGCAGTGACCTTCTTGATCATGTTCGAAGAATATCGCATGAAACGAATTACCTCCTTTTTAGATCCTTGGGCCGACCCATTTGGCAGCGGTTACCAGTTAACTCAGTCCCTGATGGCCTATGGACGTGGCGATGTATTTGGACAAGGCCTAGGCAACAGTTTACAAAAGTTGGAATACTTACCTGAAGCACACACTGATTTTATCATGGCTATCTTAGCAGAAGAGCTTGGTTTCGCTGGAGTGCTAACGGTGCTGGCACTTATGCTATGCATAGTGCTCAAAGCCATGAAAATGGGTAGCAAAGCACTGCAAAATGAACGTCCTTTTGATGCCTATCTTGCGTACTCCATTGGTATTTGGTTTAGCTTTCAAACCGCAGTGAACGTGGGCGCGAGTGCCGGTATTTTGCCCACTAAAGGCCTTACGTTCCCGCTATTAAGTTACGGCGGCTCTAGTTTGATTATTATGGCTGCAGCAGTGGGTTTATTGGTGCGTATCGATTTTGAAATGCGCGTTGAAGGTATTCAAGCCATCGACCGAAGCGGCAAAGCGAAAGCGTCTACATCGAGCAGCAGAAAAAACAAACCGAAAACAGCCAGTAGTGCAGGTAAGAAAAAAGTCTCTACTGTGCTTGATGATGTGGCTTACGCCGTCGTCGATGACGTGCAAGACGAAGAACAAGATATCGATTCTATCATGGATGACTTTGCCCAAGACGAATCTGCGCAAACAGTAAGCCATCAAACCAAACGTGCTAGCAAAAGCACCAGTAAAACCCCGCGTGGCAAGGACGAAGAGCAGGAGGATGGCTATGTCTAA
- the murD gene encoding UDP-N-acetylmuramoyl-L-alanine--D-glutamate ligase, with translation MAANPLANKNIIVVGLGLTGLSCVRFLVAKGANVSAVDTRADLEVSVSVPVFLGELDSARLCAADMLVVSPGLSLKTPAINAAIDAGVQVIGDIELFAMFNNTPVLAVTGSNGKSTVATLAYEMCLAAGKKALLGGNIGIPALELLEKDADIIVLELSSFQLETTYTLRPHVACMLNLSDDHLDRHGDMLSYQRAKLRIYRDARFSVCNRDDAATWPMTINPDVMFGLSSSERGLSWNKDTAHILLDGKDFLDSHACMLVGEHNMLNIQAATAMAMLAGIDLTAIKLAATSFAGLAHRCQTVAVSHHVRWINDSKATNVGATIAAIDGLSPTCKGKLILIAGGDGKGADFSPLEERFNVQVNELITLGKDGPKLAELKANSHQVATLDDAVQLAATLAEGDATVLLSPACASLDMFKNYQQRGDLFVKAVNTLVAKQGGQR, from the coding sequence ATGGCTGCTAATCCATTAGCAAATAAAAATATCATCGTAGTTGGACTCGGTTTGACCGGTTTGTCCTGCGTGAGATTTTTAGTCGCTAAAGGTGCCAATGTGAGCGCAGTGGATACCCGTGCAGATTTGGAAGTCAGTGTATCCGTTCCTGTGTTTCTCGGTGAACTGGATAGCGCCCGTTTGTGCGCCGCAGACATGCTGGTAGTCAGCCCAGGTTTGAGTTTGAAAACACCGGCCATCAATGCCGCCATTGACGCGGGCGTGCAGGTAATTGGCGACATCGAACTGTTCGCCATGTTCAACAATACACCTGTATTAGCGGTTACCGGCTCTAATGGTAAATCTACGGTGGCAACACTTGCCTACGAGATGTGTTTAGCGGCAGGTAAAAAAGCGTTATTAGGGGGGAATATTGGTATTCCTGCCCTCGAATTGTTAGAAAAAGACGCTGACATTATTGTTTTAGAGCTATCGAGCTTTCAGCTGGAAACCACCTATACCTTGCGCCCTCACGTGGCTTGCATGTTAAATCTCAGTGATGATCATTTGGATCGCCACGGAGATATGCTGAGCTATCAGCGCGCAAAACTGCGGATATATCGCGATGCACGATTCAGCGTGTGTAACCGTGACGACGCTGCCACATGGCCTATGACGATTAATCCTGATGTCATGTTTGGTTTGAGTAGCAGCGAACGTGGCCTGAGCTGGAATAAAGACACCGCGCATATTTTACTGGACGGTAAAGACTTCCTTGATAGCCATGCCTGCATGTTGGTAGGCGAGCATAATATGCTCAATATTCAAGCTGCCACTGCCATGGCGATGTTGGCGGGTATTGATCTTACTGCCATTAAGCTTGCAGCAACCAGCTTTGCAGGTCTGGCACATCGCTGTCAAACCGTGGCGGTGAGTCATCATGTGCGTTGGATAAATGATTCCAAAGCAACCAACGTTGGCGCCACTATTGCCGCCATCGATGGCCTATCACCGACCTGTAAAGGCAAATTGATCCTTATCGCGGGTGGCGACGGGAAAGGAGCTGATTTCTCGCCACTGGAAGAGCGGTTCAACGTACAAGTAAATGAGTTAATTACCCTAGGTAAAGATGGTCCTAAGTTGGCTGAATTAAAGGCAAACAGCCATCAGGTTGCAACCTTAGACGATGCAGTGCAATTGGCTGCTACGTTAGCAGAGGGCGACGCGACCGTGTTGCTGTCACCTGCTTGCGCTAGCTTGGATATGTTTAAAAACTATCAGCAACGCGGCGACTTATTCGTAAAAGCGGTAAACACTCTGGTAGCTAAGCAAGGAGGTCAGCGATGA
- the murC gene encoding UDP-N-acetylmuramate--L-alanine ligase produces MIAPDKVHYHVPEMRRIKNIHFVGIGGAGMGGIAEVLLNEGYQVSGSDRQANGMTDRLSGLGATIFFGHQASNVEKANVVVVSSAIDPTNPEVNAANEMRIPVIRRAEMLAELMRFRHGIAIAGTHGKTTTTSLIATIFAQAELDPTFVIGGLLNSAGTNARLGSSQYLIAEADESDASFVHLQPMVSVVTNIEPDHMETYQGDFQKMQDTYIDFLHNLPFYGLAVLCIDDPVITQLLPRIKRKYLTYGYSEVADVRATHVKHTFNQSEFTLKRKDHQDIQVVVNAPGKHNVLNALAAIAVATDENIEDAAITAALANFSGIGRRFEMLGEFATGEGDVLLVDDYGHHPTEVEATIAVARNNWPDRRLVMAYQPHRYSRTRDLYEDFVRVLSQVDVLLLLDVYSAGEEKIEGADSKSLCRSMRQRGQLEPIYVADKNELPKLLADNLKDQDILLTQGAGNIGQIAKELQEMKLDKGALRTGWSK; encoded by the coding sequence ATGATCGCACCCGATAAAGTTCATTACCATGTGCCAGAGATGCGCCGAATTAAAAATATTCACTTTGTGGGTATCGGCGGTGCTGGCATGGGTGGTATTGCTGAAGTGTTATTAAACGAAGGTTACCAGGTATCCGGCTCTGACCGTCAAGCCAATGGAATGACAGATCGCTTGTCAGGCCTTGGGGCAACTATTTTCTTTGGACATCAAGCGAGTAATGTTGAGAAAGCCAATGTGGTAGTGGTGTCCAGTGCGATTGACCCAACTAACCCAGAAGTAAACGCCGCCAACGAAATGCGTATTCCTGTTATTCGCCGAGCAGAAATGCTAGCGGAATTAATGCGTTTTAGACATGGCATTGCCATCGCGGGAACGCACGGCAAAACAACGACGACTAGCTTGATAGCGACTATTTTTGCTCAAGCAGAGCTTGATCCTACCTTTGTTATTGGTGGCTTACTTAATAGTGCAGGCACGAATGCTAGATTGGGTTCGAGTCAGTACCTTATTGCAGAAGCAGACGAAAGTGATGCGTCCTTCGTGCATCTTCAACCTATGGTGTCTGTGGTCACGAATATTGAGCCTGATCACATGGAAACTTACCAAGGTGACTTCCAAAAGATGCAAGACACCTACATTGACTTTCTTCACAACCTACCTTTTTACGGTTTAGCCGTGTTGTGCATTGATGATCCGGTGATCACGCAATTACTCCCTCGCATAAAACGTAAATACCTGACCTATGGCTACAGCGAAGTCGCGGATGTGCGTGCGACTCATGTTAAGCACACATTTAATCAAAGTGAATTCACTTTAAAGCGCAAAGATCACCAAGACATACAAGTTGTGGTCAATGCGCCAGGGAAGCACAACGTACTTAACGCTCTTGCTGCTATTGCCGTGGCAACGGATGAAAATATTGAAGATGCTGCAATCACAGCCGCGTTAGCGAATTTCTCTGGCATTGGCCGTCGCTTTGAAATGTTGGGCGAATTTGCCACAGGCGAGGGCGACGTGCTGCTGGTTGATGATTACGGTCATCATCCCACTGAAGTTGAAGCGACCATAGCGGTAGCGCGTAATAATTGGCCTGACAGACGACTCGTTATGGCTTATCAGCCTCATCGCTATTCACGAACCCGTGATCTGTACGAAGATTTTGTGCGCGTATTATCACAAGTAGACGTGCTGTTGCTCCTTGATGTGTATTCCGCTGGTGAAGAAAAAATAGAAGGGGCAGACAGTAAATCCCTGTGCCGTTCTATGCGTCAACGTGGTCAACTTGAACCCATTTATGTAGCAGACAAAAACGAATTACCTAAGTTATTGGCAGACAACCTAAAAGACCAAGATATTTTGTTGACCCAAGGTGCTGGCAATATTGGCCAAATTGCCAAAGAGCTACAAGAAATGAAGTTAGACAAGGGCGCGTTGCGTACCGGGTGGTCAAAGTGA